The following are encoded together in the Candidatus Saccharimonadales bacterium genome:
- a CDS encoding peptidoglycan bridge formation glycyltransferase FemA/FemB family protein: MSKPVMRTATEEEIARWDELVVANPDGGQWLQTKPWADFRSRHGFTPRFQIFESGTAKVATLFLERQVAGFGRFWYASKGPGITDAAQLQDFVAALKQNDSGAFFARLEPTVLEDNAQASELAQMGLKRARQQILKATIVVDLSPSEDESLASFKQKTRYNVRLASRHGVTVEAVEPSPENLNQMYDLMLTTQERAGYFLHTRQYFLDLWQALASANMGQLFFARYQGQVLAGVFAIYLGKKGWYKDGGSVREHTNVMAPYLLQWEVMRWLKSKGVESYDLVGVAPREQAGHHIMDSLEHFKAGFSQNVVEWIGTYDLPLSSKYGLWQKGGERLAVAYHARIKKEFLY, encoded by the coding sequence ATGTCTAAACCAGTTATGCGCACAGCAACCGAAGAAGAAATCGCTAGGTGGGATGAGTTGGTGGTGGCCAACCCCGATGGGGGACAGTGGTTGCAAACCAAGCCTTGGGCCGATTTTCGGTCTCGACATGGGTTCACGCCCAGGTTTCAAATCTTTGAAAGCGGTACGGCTAAAGTCGCCACTCTGTTCCTGGAACGTCAGGTGGCTGGCTTTGGTAGATTTTGGTATGCCAGCAAGGGGCCGGGGATCACTGATGCTGCCCAACTCCAGGATTTTGTTGCCGCCTTAAAGCAAAACGATTCTGGGGCCTTCTTTGCCCGGTTGGAGCCAACTGTACTGGAAGATAACGCTCAGGCTTCGGAACTGGCTCAGATGGGCTTAAAACGCGCCAGGCAGCAAATTCTAAAGGCTACTATCGTCGTCGATCTCAGTCCCAGCGAGGATGAGAGCTTGGCTAGCTTCAAACAAAAGACTCGCTATAACGTCCGCTTGGCCAGTCGCCACGGAGTAACGGTTGAGGCGGTCGAACCAAGTCCAGAGAATTTGAACCAAATGTATGATCTGATGCTGACGACTCAAGAGCGAGCCGGCTACTTTTTGCATACCCGCCAGTACTTCTTGGATTTGTGGCAGGCTCTGGCTAGCGCGAATATGGGACAGCTATTCTTTGCTCGTTACCAAGGCCAGGTTCTGGCCGGTGTCTTTGCTATTTACCTGGGCAAGAAGGGCTGGTATAAAGACGGCGGATCGGTGCGGGAGCACACCAACGTGATGGCGCCGTACTTACTGCAGTGGGAAGTGATGCGCTGGCTCAAATCCAAGGGTGTTGAATCTTACGATCTGGTGGGAGTAGCTCCGCGCGAACAGGCCGGGCATCACATAATGGATTCTCTCGAACATTTTAAAGCCGGCTTTAGCCAGAATGTGGTCGAGTGGATCGGGACTTATGATCTGCCGCTAAGTTCAAAATATGGTCTCTGGCAAAAAGGCGGGGAGCGTCTGGCCGTGGCTTATCATGCTCGAATCAAAAAGGAGTTTTTGTACTAA
- a CDS encoding UDP-N-acetylmuramoyl-L-alanyl-D-glutamate--2,6-diaminopimelate ligase, whose translation MLRKIVKALIPRQLFKKIEPYGHLAEAVLANVINGFPARGLKVIGVTGTDGKTTTATLIYTMLNNSGHKTGLMTTIGYGTPDNWHDNYVHMTTVSSFNLMKRIKELKAQGIDWLVLETTSHALAQNRVWGIPYSVAVMTNVTHEHLDYHGTFERYRDAKLRLFKLANQNRRGLRAGIINAEDVSAELFAGAVKNPILYGLATGDLRAENVQTSGQGSMFKAVYKNRNIDLTLNLPGQFNIANALAAVGVGLAIGLKDNQIATGIAALKNVEGRMNTIDEGQDFSVIVDFAHTPDSFEKILSDLRSSTKGRLIAVFGSAGRRDEAKRSAQGQIAGKYGDLVVVTEEDDRDTDGNTIMIQIAEGAGRSGKREGEDLFMIHDRTKAIQYAVDQAKSGDTVVLLGKGHEKTMESADGEHPWDELAVARQAIRNRLDKQ comes from the coding sequence ATGCTGCGTAAGATCGTCAAAGCCCTAATTCCGCGCCAACTCTTCAAAAAGATTGAGCCCTACGGCCACTTGGCCGAGGCTGTGCTGGCTAATGTCATCAATGGCTTTCCGGCCCGCGGCCTCAAAGTTATTGGCGTAACTGGTACCGATGGTAAAACCACCACCGCGACCTTGATCTATACCATGCTGAATAATTCTGGGCACAAGACCGGGTTAATGACGACTATCGGCTACGGTACACCTGACAATTGGCATGATAATTACGTCCACATGACGACGGTTTCGAGCTTTAATCTGATGAAGCGGATTAAAGAGCTCAAAGCTCAGGGCATCGACTGGTTGGTGCTGGAAACTACCAGCCATGCCCTGGCCCAAAACCGAGTTTGGGGGATCCCATACAGTGTGGCCGTAATGACCAATGTGACGCATGAACACTTGGACTACCATGGCACTTTTGAGCGCTACCGCGATGCCAAACTTCGACTCTTCAAACTGGCCAATCAGAATCGCCGAGGACTACGGGCTGGGATTATTAACGCCGAAGATGTCAGCGCTGAGCTGTTTGCTGGAGCCGTCAAAAACCCCATCCTTTATGGGTTAGCTACTGGCGATCTGCGGGCTGAGAATGTTCAAACTAGCGGGCAGGGGAGTATGTTTAAAGCCGTTTATAAAAATCGAAACATAGATTTAACCCTGAATTTACCTGGCCAATTTAACATTGCCAATGCTTTAGCAGCGGTTGGCGTCGGCCTTGCTATCGGTCTAAAAGACAACCAAATTGCCACTGGCATTGCGGCTCTCAAAAACGTCGAGGGCCGCATGAACACCATCGATGAAGGTCAAGATTTTAGCGTCATCGTCGACTTTGCGCATACGCCGGACAGCTTTGAAAAGATCTTGAGTGATTTGCGGAGCTCAACTAAAGGGCGTTTGATTGCCGTCTTCGGCTCCGCCGGTCGGCGCGATGAGGCCAAACGGTCGGCTCAGGGTCAGATCGCTGGTAAATACGGCGATCTGGTGGTGGTGACGGAAGAGGATGATCGCGATACCGATGGCAACACCATCATGATTCAAATCGCCGAGGGCGCTGGCCGCAGCGGTAAACGCGAAGGCGAAGATTTGTTTATGATCCATGATCGGACCAAAGCCATCCAGTATGCCGTTGACCAGGCCAAAAGCGGTGACACGGTAGTGCTTTTGGGCAAGGGGCACGAAAAGACTATGGAGAGTGCCGATGGTGAGCACCCCTGGGATGAGCTGGCCGTGGCCCGCCAGGCCATTCGTAATCGCTTGGATAAACAGTGA
- a CDS encoding arginine deiminase-related protein → MARSYLMCPPTYFRVDYEINDWMHQNDPVDIAKARVQWESVRDIYLKLGHSVLFIEPHEAVPDLIFTANAGLILDGKVLLSNFKYEERQPETAINREWFENHSYSKVKVTENVWEGEGDCLVANGWIFAGYGFRSDKASHTEVAKFFDREVISLKLVDPRFYHLDTCFCPLDARTIMYFPSAFDDASRKKIKDSGLMLIEAEESEAAAFGLNAVSDGHNVIMSSQAPALAGDLRKRGYNPIMVDISEFKKSGGGVKCITLELRT, encoded by the coding sequence ATGGCTAGATCGTATTTGATGTGTCCGCCAACTTATTTCCGGGTTGATTACGAAATTAATGATTGGATGCACCAAAATGACCCCGTTGATATTGCCAAAGCCCGGGTTCAATGGGAATCGGTTCGAGATATTTATTTAAAGCTTGGTCACAGTGTGCTCTTCATCGAACCACACGAGGCCGTGCCGGATCTGATTTTTACAGCCAATGCCGGCCTGATCTTGGATGGCAAAGTTTTATTGAGCAATTTCAAATATGAGGAGCGCCAGCCGGAAACAGCCATCAACCGGGAATGGTTTGAAAATCATAGTTACTCAAAAGTAAAAGTGACTGAAAACGTTTGGGAGGGCGAGGGCGATTGTTTGGTAGCCAATGGATGGATTTTTGCCGGTTACGGCTTCCGCTCCGACAAAGCCTCCCACACGGAAGTTGCTAAGTTCTTTGACCGCGAAGTTATTAGCTTGAAGTTGGTTGATCCGCGGTTTTACCATCTAGACACTTGCTTCTGCCCGCTCGATGCCCGCACCATTATGTACTTCCCCAGCGCTTTTGATGATGCCAGCCGCAAAAAGATTAAGGACAGTGGTTTGATGTTAATCGAAGCTGAGGAGTCGGAGGCCGCTGCCTTTGGTCTGAATGCCGTAAGCGACGGGCATAATGTCATCATGAGCAGCCAAGCCCCGGCACTAGCTGGCGACCTGCGTAAACGCGGCTACAACCCCATCATGGTCGATATCAGCGAGTTCAAAAAATCTGGCGGCGGCGTTAAATGTATAACTTTGGAGCTGAGAACTTGA
- a CDS encoding LPXTG cell wall anchor domain-containing protein: protein MHCETPPTTTSPPTTTPVTTTTSTSTTTMPVTTTVPVTTSTTTVPVTTSTTTTTVPVTTTVPETTPTTVPVTTTPPTTVPPTTPPTTVPPTSAQPTTVPPTTATPPTTTGLPFTGSSHSGPMTGAGLALVVLGAAMMFGSRRRNSLV, encoded by the coding sequence GTGCACTGCGAGACCCCGCCGACGACTACGTCGCCACCAACAACGACGCCGGTCACGACAACCACCTCGACCTCAACGACCACGATGCCGGTGACGACGACGGTGCCCGTGACAACATCAACCACCACGGTGCCGGTGACAACGTCGACCACCACGACCACCGTCCCGGTCACGACAACTGTGCCCGAGACGACCCCAACAACGGTCCCGGTGACGACCACGCCGCCAACGACTGTTCCACCGACGACGCCACCAACCACGGTGCCACCAACGAGTGCTCAGCCAACAACGGTGCCACCGACGACGGCTACGCCGCCGACAACGACTGGCCTGCCTTTCACCGGCAGCAGCCATTCCGGTCCCATGACGGGTGCCGGACTGGCCCTGGTGGTCCTGGGTGCGGCCATGATGTTTGGTTCTCGCCGTCGTAACAGTCTGGTCTAA